The proteins below come from a single Vallitalea longa genomic window:
- a CDS encoding NADAR family protein, translating into MFFWGHQPATDGIIKSCMSQWWKSSFAIETDTYCCMEQYMMAEKARLFNDHEILDKILKDKSPKQIKELGRQVRGFDNTKWEKYSPSIILNGNLAKFIQDENLKQFLMETKDKILVEASPYDKIWGIGLSADHDNANNPVLWKGQNLLGFALMEVRDELIRICENENKIDYEKLHKQFD; encoded by the coding sequence ATGTTTTTTTGGGGGCATCAGCCCGCTACAGATGGAATTATAAAAAGTTGCATGAGCCAATGGTGGAAAAGTTCATTTGCGATTGAAACAGATACATATTGTTGTATGGAGCAATATATGATGGCAGAAAAGGCTAGATTATTTAATGACCACGAAATATTAGATAAGATATTAAAAGATAAAAGTCCTAAGCAAATAAAAGAACTTGGAAGACAAGTAAGGGGATTTGATAATACCAAATGGGAAAAATACAGTCCAAGTATTATATTAAATGGTAACCTAGCAAAGTTTATACAAGATGAAAATTTAAAACAATTTTTAATGGAAACAAAGGATAAGATTCTTGTAGAAGCAAGTCCATATGATAAGATATGGGGGATAGGTCTATCAGCAGATCATGATAATGCAAATAATCCTGTGTTATGGAAGGGACAAAATTTATTAGGTTTTGCCTTAATGGAAGTAAGGGATGAACTTATTAGGATATGTGAAAATGAGAATAAAATAGATTATGAAAAATTGCATAAGCAATTTGATTAA
- a CDS encoding DUF6678 family protein translates to MGEKMYINDQNRKYKEKVIKEINRRQMISYMNNTKWTELRKGIGELLFPPPFEMKYVLEESQDSRFNSDVCYWGDWSEETMRPYYAIEWVKVRPRYIKKIGKYVEDQIIDETKDFIALLHKFNIFYHEQDGAFLIYGYRCASDRNIN, encoded by the coding sequence ATGGGAGAAAAAATGTATATCAATGACCAAAACCGTAAATACAAGGAAAAAGTAATAAAAGAAATTAATAGAAGGCAAATGATTTCTTATATGAATAATACTAAATGGACTGAATTACGGAAAGGTATTGGAGAATTATTATTTCCACCGCCATTTGAGATGAAATATGTTCTAGAAGAATCACAAGATAGTAGATTTAATAGTGATGTATGTTATTGGGGTGACTGGAGTGAAGAGACAATGAGACCATATTACGCTATTGAATGGGTAAAAGTCAGACCCAGATATATTAAGAAAATTGGTAAATATGTAGAGGATCAGATAATTGATGAAACGAAAGATTTCATTGCGTTATTACATAAATTCAATATATTTTATCATGAACAAGATGGGGCATTTCTAATATATGGCTATAGATGTGCGAGTGATAGAAACATCAATTAA